One Buteo buteo chromosome 31, bButBut1.hap1.1, whole genome shotgun sequence genomic region harbors:
- the LOC142026078 gene encoding myosin regulatory light chain 11, giving the protein MAPKKARRRAAEGSSNVFSMFDQTQIQEFKEAFTVIDQNRDGIIDKDDLRETFAAMGRLNVKNEELDAMIKEAAGPINFTVFLTMFGEKLKGADPEDVIMGAFKVLDPDGKGSIKKSFLEELLTTQCDRFTPEEIRNMWAAFPPDVAGNVDYKSICYIITHGEDKEGE; this is encoded by the exons ATG GCCCCCAAGAAGGCGCGGCGCCGCGCGGCCGAAGGCAGCTCCAACGTCTTCTCCATGTTCGACCAGACCCAGATCCAGGAGTTcaaggag gcTTTCACCGTCATCGACCAGAACCGTGATGGCATCATCGACAAGGATGACCTCAGGGAGACTTTTGCCGCCATGG GGCGGCTGAACGTGAAGAACGAGGAGCTGGACGCCATGATCAAGGAGGCGGCCGGCCCCATCAACTTCACCGTCTTCCTCACCATGTTCGGCGAGAAGCTCAAGG GCGCCGACCCCGAGGACGTCATCATGGGGGCGTTCAAGGTGCTGGACCCCGACGGGAAGGGCTCCATCAAGAAGAGTTT cctggaggagctgctgaCCACCCAGTGCGACCGCTTCACCCCCGAGGAG ATCAGGAACATGTGGGCCGCCTTCCCCCCCGACGTGGCCGGCAACGTCGACTACAAGAGCATCTGCTACATCATCACCCACGGGGAGGACAAAGAGGGCGAGTGA
- the LOC142026016 gene encoding uncharacterized protein LOC142026016 — translation MEGRGGVGGKWERTGRKLGGNWENWGGNWEETWENWEETGRTGRKLGANWEETGRKLGLNWEETGTELGGNWEETGRKLGELGGNWENWEETGRTGRKLGATGSELGGNWERTGRKLGELGGNWKNWEESGRKVGANWEETGRKLGALGGNWEQTGSTGNAGFGVLGALGELVSDSGNTGNTGNTGFGHWDYWEHWYHWFQSPGITGVTGFGHWEHWEYWFWSTGVTGITGSEPWDYWEHWCHWFIALGALGTLVFVTGSTGNAGFGVLGALGALGALVLEHWCHWDHWFRSPGTTGSTGVTGFCHWEHWFLLLGALVSLFFVTGSTGEHWFLSLVSLVLVTGFCHWCHWFCHWCHWFCHWFCHWFCHWCHWFCHWFCHWFCHWCHWFCHWFCHWFCHWCHWFCHWFCHWFCHWCHWFLSLVSLVSLVSLVFVTGVTGVTGFVTGFVTGFVTGFVTGVTGFVTGVTGVTGVTGFVTGFVTGFVTGFVTGVTGFVTGVTGVTGVTGHPGAPSRRLFWGGGGKDPPKKGVARGGGYFGKSHTPPIPHPWGGG, via the exons ATGGAGGGGAGGGGCGGTG TGGGAGGAAAGTGGGAGcgaactgggaggaaactgggaggaaactgggagaactggggagggaactgggaggaaacatgggagaactgggaggaaactgggagaactgggaggaaactgggagcgaactgggaggaaactgggaggaaactgggactgaactgggaggaaactgggactgaactgggagggaactgggaggaaactgggaggaaactgggagaactgggaggaaactgggagaactgggaggaaactggaagaactgggaggaaacttGGAGCGACTGGGAGcgaactgggaggaaactgggagcgaactgggaggaaactgggagaactgggaggaaactggaaGAACTGGGAGGAAAGTGGGAGGAAAGTGGGAGcgaactgggaggaaactgggaggaaactgggagcactgggagggaactgggagcaaactgggagcactgggaacgCTGGTTTTGGAGTattgggagcactgggagaaCTGGTTTCAGACTCCGGGAATACTGGGAACACTGGGAACACTGGTTTTGGTCACTGGGactactgggagcactggtatCACTGGTTTCAGAGCCCTGGGATCACTGGTGTCACTGGTTTTGgtcactgggagcactgggaataCTGGTTTTGGAGCACTGGTGTCACTGGGATCACTGGTTCGGAGCCCTGGGactactgggagcactggtgtcACTGGTTTAT AGccctgggagcactgggaacaCTGGTTTTTgtcactgggagcactgggaatgCTGGTTTTGGAGTCCTGGGAGccctgggagcactgggagcactggtttTGGAGCACTGGTGTCACTGGGATCACTGGTTTCGGAGCCCTGGGactactgggagcactggtgtcACTGGCTTTTGTCACTGGGAACACTGGTTTTtgttactgggagcactggtgtcACTGTTTTTTgtcactgggagcactggggaacACTGGTTTTTGTCACTGGTGTCACTGGTTTTGGTCACTGGTTTTTGTCACTGGTGTCACTGGTTTTGTCACTGGTGTCACTGGTTTTGTCACTGGTTTTGTCACTGGTTTTGTCACTGGTGTCACTGGTTTTGTCACTGGTTTTGTCACTGGTTTTGTCACTGGTGTCACTGGTTTTGTCACTGGTTTTGTCACTGGTTTTGTCACTGGTGTCACTGGTTTTGTCACTGGTTTTGTCACTGGTTTTGTCACTGGTGTCACTGGTTTTTGTCACTGGTGTCACTGGTGTCACTGGTGTCACTGGTTTTTGTCACTGGTGTCACTGGTGTCACTGGTTTTGTCACTGGTTTTGTCACTGGTTTTGTCACTGGTTTTGTCACTGGTGTCACTGGTTTTGTCACTGGTGTCACTGGTGTCACTGGTGTCACTGGTTTTGTCACTGGTTTTGTCACTGGTTTTGTCACTGGTTTTGTCACTGGTGTCACTGGTTTTGTCACTGGTGTCACTGGTGTCACTGGTGTCACTG GGCACCCAGGGGCCCCCTCAAGGcgccttttttggggggggggggggaaggaccCCCCCAAGAAGGGCGTCGCCCGGGGTGGGGGCTATTTTGGGAAGAGccacaccccccccatcccccacccctggggggggggataa
- the QPRT gene encoding nicotinate-nucleotide pyrophosphorylase [carboxylating], with protein MLPLGTGATLVPLSLSLWSLRVLVPLWLLFLALYGLFGHWHHSGAFSPVSVVSKGTGATLAPLLLSLWSLRVLVPLWLLFLALYGLLGHRCHSGASSPVSMLPLGATLVLLSLSLWSLRVLVPLWCLFSCLYGPFGYRCHSVPSSQHSTLPLSAPAPLWPLFLHLYAPFGHRRHSVPSSHPPPGSMAAPPPDFWALLPPHTLQSLARAWLEEDAPSPDPSSSAVGRAPRRAELLCKSEGVLAGAPFAEAAWAETGCRVTWKTPEGSRLPAGRTVVAEVEGPGAGLLLAERVALNCLGRCSGVATAAARAVAVAREAGWAGTVAGTRKTTPGFRLAEKYALAVGGAEPHRYGLGAGLVLLKDNHLLAARAPLEQVVGAARRAGGFTRRLAVECGSAAEALRAASAGADIVLLDNFDPQALHAAAAAVKAAQPRVTVEASGGIALANLRPFLGPHVDAVSMGCLTHGAPALDFALRVLPGGGDRDTP; from the exons atGCTCCCTTTGGGCACTGGTGCCACTCTGGTTCCTCTTTCTTTGTCTCTATGGTCCCTGAGGGTGCTGGTGCCACTCTGGCTCCTCTTCCTGGCACTCTATGGTCTATTCGGGCACTGGCACCATTCTGGTGCCTTTTCCCCTGTCTCTGTGGTCTCTAAGGGCACCGGTGCCACTCTGGCTCCTCTTCTCCTGTCTCTATGGTCCCTGAGGGTGCTGGTGCCACTCTGGCTCCTCTTCCTGGCACTCTATGGTCTCTTAGGGCACCGGTGCCACTCTGGTGCCTCTTCCCCTGTCTCTATGCTCCCTTTGGGTGCCACTCTGGTGCTTCTTTCCCTGTCTCTATGGTCCCTGAGGGTACTGGTGCCACTCTGGTGCCTCTTCTCATGTCTCTATGGTCCCTTTGGGTACCGGTGCCACTCTGTCCCCTCTTCCCAGCACTCTACGCTCCCTTTATCAGCACCGGCGCCACTCTGGCCCCTCTTCCTCCATCTCTATGCTCCTTTTGGGCACCGGCGCCACTCTGtcccctcttcccacccccccccaggctccaTGGCTGCCCCCCCGCCGGACTTTTGGGCCCTCCTCCCGCCCCACACCCTCCAATCTCTGGCCCGCGCTTGGTTGGAAGAAGACGCCCCCTCGCCCGACCCGTCGTCCTCGGCCGTGGGTCGCGCCCCACGGCGAGCCGAGCTGCTCTGCAAATCGGAAGGGGTGTTGGCGGGCGCGCCCTTCGCCGAAGCGGCCTGGGCCGAAACGGGATGCCGGGTGACGTGGAAAACGCCGGAAGGTTCCCGGTTACCGGCCGGGAGGACGGTGGTGGCCGAAGTGGAAGGTCCCGGCGCCGGTTTGCTATTGGCCGAAAGGGTGGCGCTCAACTGTTTGGGGCGTTGCAGCGGGGTGGCGACGGCCGCCGCccgggcggtggcggtggcccGGGAAGCCGGTTGGGCGGGGACGGTGGCCGGGACCAGGAAGACGACGCCCGGCTTTCGATTGGCCGAGAAATACGCCTTGGCGGTGGGAGGGGCGGAGCCCCATCGTTACGGCTTGGGGGCGGGGCTCGTGCTGCTGAAGGATAATCACCTGCTGGCCGCCCGCGCCCCCCTCgagcag GTGGTGGGCGCGGCCCGGCGAGCCGGCGGCTTCACCCGGCGCCTGGCGGTGGAGTGCGGTTCGGCGGCCGAAGCCTTGAGGGCGGCCAGCGCCGGCGCCGACATCGTCCTCCTCGACAACTTCGACCCCCAG GCGCTGcacgcggcggcggcggcggtgaaGGCCGCCCAACCCCGGGTGACGGTGGAGGCCAGCGGCGGCATCGCCTTGGCCAACCTGCGCCCGTTTTTGGGGCCCCACGTGGACGCCGTCTCCATGGGGTGCCTGACCCACGGCGCCCCCGCCCTCGACTTCGCCCTCCGCGTCCTGCCGGGGGGCGGGGACCGGGACACACCCTGA